The Streptomyces nitrosporeus genome includes a window with the following:
- a CDS encoding winged helix DNA-binding domain-containing protein, whose product MATTPSRPAGVLDRRALNRAFLARQLLLDRRTMTAQAALEHLVGLQAQAPFPPYYGLWCRLEGFHPAELAGLLTSRQAVRIALMRGTVHLVTAADCRRLRPWLQPFLERSLSTTFAKDLSGLDVSEVAAAGRALLAKEPHTVGDLTAALRAAWPAHPATALSNVVRSLLPVVQIPPRGVWGQSGQPTYALAEDWLGAPLETEPDVDDLVLRYLAAFGPATVKDIQAWSGLTRLRAVADRLRPRLVSLRDEEGRELLDLPDAPRPGADVPAPVRYLAPYDNAILSHADRTRIISDAYRKAIATKNAVIPGTILVDGFVAGAWRIERERASTVVDVRLFAPVDKRRREELEAEGERLLAFASDETASRELRITGP is encoded by the coding sequence ATGGCCACCACTCCGTCCCGGCCCGCCGGCGTACTCGACCGGCGGGCCCTCAACCGCGCCTTCCTCGCACGCCAGTTACTGCTGGACAGGCGGACGATGACGGCGCAGGCCGCGCTCGAACACCTGGTGGGCCTCCAGGCCCAGGCCCCTTTCCCGCCGTACTACGGCCTGTGGTGCCGGCTGGAGGGCTTCCACCCCGCGGAGCTGGCCGGTCTCCTCACCAGCCGGCAGGCCGTACGCATCGCGCTGATGCGCGGCACCGTCCACCTGGTCACCGCGGCCGACTGCCGACGGCTGCGGCCGTGGCTCCAGCCGTTCCTGGAGCGGAGCCTGTCCACCACCTTCGCCAAGGACCTGAGCGGACTGGACGTGTCCGAGGTCGCGGCGGCGGGCCGGGCGCTGCTGGCGAAGGAGCCGCACACCGTCGGTGACCTGACCGCCGCCCTGCGCGCCGCGTGGCCCGCCCACCCCGCCACCGCCCTCAGCAACGTCGTGCGCAGTCTGCTGCCGGTGGTGCAGATCCCGCCCCGCGGGGTCTGGGGGCAGAGCGGGCAGCCGACCTACGCCCTGGCGGAGGACTGGCTGGGCGCCCCGCTGGAGACGGAACCGGACGTCGACGACCTGGTCCTGCGCTATCTGGCGGCCTTCGGGCCCGCCACCGTCAAGGACATCCAGGCGTGGTCGGGGCTCACCCGGCTGCGCGCGGTGGCCGACCGGCTGCGCCCACGGCTCGTCTCCCTGCGCGACGAGGAGGGCAGGGAGCTGCTGGACCTGCCGGACGCGCCGCGACCGGGCGCCGACGTGCCCGCGCCGGTCCGCTATCTGGCGCCGTACGACAACGCGATCCTCTCCCACGCGGACCGCACCCGGATCATCAGCGACGCGTACCGCAAGGCCATCGCGACGAAGAACGCCGTGATCCCGGGGACGATCCTGGTCGACGGGTTCGTCGCCGGGGCCTGGCGGATCGAGCGGGAGCGCGCCTCGACCGTGGTGGACGTACGGCTCTTCGCCCCGGTGGACAAGCGCCGGCGCGAGGAGCTGGAGGCGGAAGGGGAACGGCTGCTGGCCTTCGCCTCGGACGAAACCGCCTCGCGCGAACTGCGCATCACCGGGCCCTGA
- a CDS encoding epoxide hydrolase family protein: MGAEITPFQVSQPEDALRELRRRLAATRWPDAETADGWEQGPPLSYVQELCAVWERDHDWRIAEKRLNAVPQFRTEIDGLDVHFLHARSPHPDATPLLLTHGWPSSVLEFVDLIPELTHPADPSHAFHVVCPSLPGHGFSGKPASSGWTVARTARAWARLMSRLGYQRYGAHGGDWGSWVSAELGTADPEHVLGIHLTMPLAKAPEQPVELDERDQRAMARMTSFGQNRSGYAVIQSTRPQALGYGLADSPAGQLSWILDRLWAWVDHDGDPNTALPPNTLLDTATLYWLTGTGTSSARLFWESFGKEPMNPTNVPVGCSVFPKDAWLPRAWAEQRFTDLRYWKDHDSGGHFSAWERPAVLIDELRAFFALLN, translated from the coding sequence ATGGGAGCAGAGATCACACCGTTCCAGGTGAGCCAGCCCGAAGACGCGTTGCGTGAGCTGCGCCGTCGCCTGGCCGCCACACGCTGGCCGGACGCCGAAACGGCCGACGGGTGGGAGCAGGGCCCCCCGCTGTCGTACGTGCAGGAGCTGTGCGCCGTGTGGGAACGGGACCACGACTGGCGCATCGCCGAGAAACGGCTCAACGCCGTCCCCCAGTTCCGTACCGAGATCGACGGACTGGACGTGCACTTCCTGCACGCGAGGTCCCCCCATCCCGACGCCACGCCCCTGCTGCTCACCCATGGATGGCCCAGCTCGGTCCTGGAGTTCGTGGACCTGATCCCCGAACTGACCCACCCCGCCGACCCGTCCCACGCCTTCCACGTGGTGTGCCCGTCCCTCCCGGGCCACGGTTTCAGCGGCAAGCCGGCCTCCTCGGGGTGGACCGTCGCCAGGACCGCCCGCGCGTGGGCCCGGCTGATGAGCCGCCTCGGCTACCAGCGCTACGGCGCGCACGGCGGTGACTGGGGGTCGTGGGTGAGCGCCGAGCTCGGTACCGCGGACCCGGAGCACGTCCTCGGCATCCACCTGACCATGCCGCTGGCCAAGGCGCCCGAGCAGCCGGTGGAGCTGGACGAACGCGACCAGCGGGCCATGGCCCGTATGACGAGTTTCGGCCAGAACCGTTCGGGCTACGCGGTCATCCAGTCCACGCGCCCGCAGGCACTCGGATACGGTCTCGCGGACTCACCGGCCGGTCAGCTCTCCTGGATCCTGGACCGGCTCTGGGCCTGGGTCGACCACGACGGCGACCCGAACACGGCGCTCCCCCCGAACACCCTGCTCGACACCGCCACCCTCTACTGGCTGACGGGCACCGGCACCTCCTCGGCGCGGCTGTTCTGGGAGAGCTTCGGCAAGGAGCCGATGAACCCCACGAACGTGCCCGTCGGATGCTCCGTGTTCCCCAAGGACGCCTGGCTGCCCCGCGCGTGGGCCGAACAGCGCTTCACGGACCTGCGGTACTGGAAGGATCACGACAGCGGCGGCCACTTCTCCGCCTGGGAGAGGCCGGCCGTCCTCATCGACGAACTCCGGGCGTTCTTCGCCCTTTTGAACTGA
- a CDS encoding DegT/DnrJ/EryC1/StrS family aminotransferase: MIPLFKVAMSPKASSLVGEVLDSGYIGQGAKVDAFERALAERLDNPRVLTVNSATSGLHLALHLVATESGRDGEVLATALTCTATNWPILANGMRIRWVDTDPSTLNMDLDDLARKITPETRAIVLVHWGGYPVDLDRLRGVLDRAERLHGVRPRVVEDCADAWGATYKGVPLGGHGSIGVYSFQAVKHLTAGDGGLIVLPDDGLMDRARSLRWYGIDRDGGAARFKNDIPEYGFKFNMNDINAAIGLANLEIVDGIVARHRENAAFYDAELAGVDGLELTERATDREPSFWYYSVKVDRRDAFAQRLREAGIATSEVHHRNDAYTATRESRALLPGLDRVAERQIALPVGWWVTDEDRAHIVKTVKAGW; the protein is encoded by the coding sequence GTGATTCCCCTCTTCAAGGTGGCGATGTCCCCGAAGGCGTCGTCGCTGGTGGGCGAGGTCCTGGACAGCGGGTACATCGGGCAGGGCGCGAAGGTCGACGCCTTCGAGCGCGCCCTGGCCGAGCGGCTGGACAACCCCCGGGTGCTGACCGTGAACAGCGCCACGTCGGGGCTGCACCTGGCCCTGCACCTGGTCGCGACGGAGTCGGGGCGGGACGGTGAGGTCCTGGCGACCGCGCTGACCTGCACGGCGACCAACTGGCCGATCCTGGCGAACGGCATGCGGATCCGCTGGGTGGACACCGATCCCTCCACCCTGAACATGGACCTCGACGACCTGGCCCGGAAGATCACCCCGGAGACCCGGGCGATCGTCCTGGTGCACTGGGGCGGTTACCCCGTCGACCTGGACCGCCTGCGCGGTGTCCTGGACCGGGCGGAGCGCCTGCACGGTGTCCGTCCGCGGGTCGTCGAGGACTGCGCCGACGCGTGGGGCGCCACGTACAAGGGTGTTCCGCTCGGCGGTCACGGCTCCATCGGTGTCTACAGCTTCCAGGCGGTCAAGCACCTGACGGCCGGGGACGGCGGGCTGATCGTGCTGCCCGACGACGGCCTGATGGACCGTGCGCGGTCCCTGCGCTGGTACGGCATCGACCGTGACGGCGGAGCGGCCCGGTTCAAGAACGACATCCCGGAGTACGGCTTCAAGTTCAACATGAACGACATCAACGCGGCCATCGGGCTGGCGAACCTGGAGATCGTCGACGGCATCGTCGCCCGGCACCGGGAGAACGCGGCGTTCTACGACGCCGAACTGGCCGGCGTGGACGGCCTGGAACTGACGGAACGCGCCACGGACCGCGAGCCGTCGTTCTGGTACTACTCCGTCAAGGTGGACAGGCGCGACGCCTTCGCACAGCGTCTGCGGGAGGCGGGGATCGCCACGAGCGAGGTCCACCACCGCAACGACGCCTACACCGCCACCCGGGAGTCCCGCGCCCTCCTGCCGGGACTCGACCGTGTCGCCGAGCGCCAGATCGCCCTGCCGGTCGGCTGGTGGGTGACCGACGAGGACCGGGCCCACATCGTGAAGACCGTCAAGGCCGGGTGGTAG
- a CDS encoding nuclear transport factor 2 family protein: MNAHDLSTTLVPSDLYLEIQQFYALQLKILDRGDGEQWARTFTEDGVFQAADMPDPLVGREILVKAIERQSARHEGLVLRHWSGQLTVERIDDDTVRAQSYVMVYVTPDRTLLSGEVHFRHHTLCEDELVRANGTWLVRKRFVETDGEYK; encoded by the coding sequence ATGAACGCGCACGACCTCAGCACCACGCTCGTCCCGAGCGACCTCTACCTGGAGATCCAGCAGTTCTACGCGCTCCAGCTCAAGATCCTCGACCGCGGTGACGGCGAGCAGTGGGCCCGCACCTTCACCGAGGACGGGGTCTTCCAGGCCGCGGACATGCCCGACCCGCTGGTCGGCCGGGAGATCCTCGTCAAGGCGATCGAGCGGCAGAGCGCCCGGCACGAGGGACTCGTCCTGCGCCACTGGTCGGGGCAGCTGACCGTGGAGCGGATCGACGACGACACGGTCCGCGCGCAGAGCTACGTCATGGTGTACGTGACCCCCGACCGCACCCTCCTGAGCGGCGAGGTGCACTTCCGCCACCACACCCTGTGCGAGGACGAACTCGTCCGCGCGAACGGCACCTGGCTGGTACGGAAGCGCTTCGTCGAGACGGACGGTGAGTACAAGTGA